The Bradyrhizobium sp. WBAH42 genome includes a window with the following:
- the upp gene encoding uracil phosphoribosyltransferase, translating into MSTSNVNVVAHPLVQHKLSLMREKDRSTKSFREILNEIGMLLGYEVTRDLPLELVEIETPIAAMQAPKIAGKKLTLAPILRAGVGFLDGMLALMPSARIAHIGLYRDPETLQAVEYYFKAPQDLSDRTVILMDPMLATGNSACAGASLLKARGARDIRFVCLLAAPEGIAKFQSEHPDVPIWTAAIDERLNDHGYIVPGLGDAGDRMFGTK; encoded by the coding sequence ATGAGCACCAGCAACGTCAATGTCGTCGCCCACCCCCTGGTCCAGCACAAGCTCTCCCTGATGCGGGAGAAGGACCGCTCGACCAAGAGCTTCCGCGAGATCCTGAACGAGATCGGAATGCTGCTCGGCTACGAGGTGACGCGCGACCTGCCGCTGGAGCTGGTCGAGATCGAGACGCCGATTGCGGCGATGCAGGCGCCCAAGATCGCCGGCAAGAAGCTCACGCTGGCGCCGATCCTGCGCGCCGGCGTCGGCTTTCTCGACGGCATGCTGGCGCTGATGCCCTCGGCGCGCATCGCCCATATCGGGCTCTACCGCGACCCCGAGACGTTGCAGGCCGTGGAATATTACTTCAAGGCGCCGCAGGACCTGTCCGACCGCACCGTGATCCTGATGGATCCGATGCTGGCGACCGGCAACTCGGCCTGCGCCGGCGCCTCCCTGCTCAAGGCCCGCGGCGCCCGCGACATCCGCTTTGTCTGCCTCCTGGCCGCGCCCGAGGGCATCGCCAAGTTCCAGAGCGAGCATCCCGACGTGCCGATCTGGACCGCCGCGATCGACGAGCGGCTCAACGACCACGGTTACATCGTGCCGGGCCTGGGCGATGCCGGCGACCGGATGTTCGGCACCAAGTAG
- a CDS encoding K(+)-transporting ATPase subunit F → MIFDYALAGAVSFGLLIYLTYALLRPERF, encoded by the coding sequence ATGATCTTCGATTATGCGCTCGCCGGCGCCGTTTCGTTCGGCCTCCTGATCTATCTCACCTATGCACTGCTGCGGCCCGAGCGGTTCTGA